The following is a genomic window from Microcoleus sp. FACHB-672.
CCCTGTGTTTCAATCCCTATCAGGGATTCAAGTGAATTGCAAGTGCCGGATATAAGCTTAGACCCGATTTTATCCCCCCTCTCTGGCAAACACCGACCCCTCCGCGCCACCGGCTTAACCAAAAAAATCCGATTAAATCTGTTTAAATCTGTAAAAACCTTTCTCGCCTTTCCCAGTCATTCACAAAGAACTTGGCCAGAAGCATAGAGTATAGTATACTCAACCGGCACTCATGCTAGATGCCGGCTATCACCGCCCCTACAAGCGGGAAATATCACTCAAAACTTGAGGGAAATCTAGCATGATAGAAAGTGACAGCCGGGGTTCCGGGAGTTTAAATCTAGCTGACGCGCGTTCTAGCCAGGGGTTCTATGGTGAGTTCTCATCTGGATCGAATTCAAGAACTGATCGCTGATATTGACGGAGTGCTGCGGCAGCCGAGTTCGCGCTTGCCGTGGATGGGAGAAACTGCAAAAGACTCGCGTCGGGTTCTAGAGCGAACTCGCAGCTATCTGCTAGAACTGCGGCAACAAATCGCTGCCAATGACTTCATGGCTCAAACCGCCATCGCACCGCCGGCAACAAACATCCAGCCGGTTCAAAGTTCCCCAACACCACAAAGCACCTCCGATCCGGTTTCCATTGAACAGGCACTACAAGCTGTTGTGCAAGACATGATGGGGTTACGCGCTAACCTTATGCAGCCCTTGCAGGCAGACGTAGAAGCCTTGCAGCGCGAACGCAACACCCTGCTGAAAGAAATCCGGCAACTGGACGCACAGCGACAGCAGCAGCACACCCTCGCCCAGCAGTCGGCTTACCAGCAGCAAATCATTTCAGAATTTTTGCAAGTGTTGATGGGGCGTGTACACGAGAGTTTGACTCAGCAAGTCAGCCAGACGCTCAATAATATCGAACACCAGCTTTTAAATTATGAATCGGTCGCCGGCTACCAAAACCCTGCCTTAGAAGGAGCGGGTGAACCTGAGCCACGTCCCTACATCCCCGTATGGGACCCATCCGCCGCATACCGGCAAGTTTCTGCCGCACCCCTTCACCCACGCCAACGCCTAGAGCAAATGCAGGCGCTCCAGCAAAAAAGCGACGAGCTATTAATGACGCTTGATTCTACTATCAGTGTCGTCTTTGAAGCCCTGCTGCGGAATGTTCACGGCTATGAAGAGTCTTTGTCCACCGGACTGGAAAAGATGCACAACTTGGGGCAGCAGGGTGAAACCATGTTTACTCACTTGGTTAATCACCTGGCGCTAAAGTTAGGACAAGAAGCAGCCGGCTTTTTGCAATCACCAACGCCGGTAGCGAATCTAGAACCGGCATCGGGCGAAATTCCCTCCCCAACAGCTTCACAAGCGAAATTGCCGGCCAGCGAGGCTAAGAAAAAGCGCGAGCTGTCTCCACCACCGGCACAAGCAAAAGCAACTGAAGCACAAGCCCAGACTAAAGCAAAACGACGTAGCGTTGAATCCACCGCAACACCGGCACAGAAAGGGGGCAAAAGCGGACAAGATCAAAACCCTGCAGGGGGAAGTCAAGGATCGGTTGAGCGGGAAAGCCCAGTAGAGTTAGAGTCGGCAGCCCTCTCTTTTGTAGAACCAGCGCCCAGCGTCCCAGACAATCAGGCAGTTATCGAAGAATTGCTGATGGATTTGGAAGTGGGATCTGCCAACTCCACCCAGTCACTCGATGCCCTCTTACCGACAACAGCAATTAATTCTGAAGCTACAGAAACAGAGCAAGAAGATTTTGATGCTTGGGTGGATCTGTTGGGCGCAGAATGGCAACAAGAAACAGCCGCGCCCACCCCTGAAACTTCCCCAACAGAAGCTGGGTTAACTGCTGGGGAAGTTTCAGCCGGCATGGAGCAACAGCTCAACGATCTGTATGACAATTTATTTGGGGTTGATGAAGAAGCAGTGCCGGCCCAATCGGCAGAGGCAGCCCCAGCCCCGTCAGAAAGTGCCGGCTTAAATTTATTTGAAGAAGCATTGTTTGAAGGCTTTACAGAAACGGCTGAGGGAAGCATTGAGACATCCTTACCCGCTCAAGCCACCGAGCCGGCAGCGCAGTCACTGGAAGAATTTCTATTTTTTGAGGACGAACCGGCAGCGGATCAAAGCCCTGAGAATCTTGAAGATTTATTTGAAGAAAAACCAGCAGAGGTCAATCTCAACACCTCACAAGTTGTTGCCGGATCGGCATCTGTGACGGAGGTTGCTGCAAATGGGGCAGACAATTCAGATGTGAAGGAAACGCCCTCGGACTTATTCCCAGAACCGGCAGCCCCCTTAGCCGCTAAACAACCCCCAGATACAACACCTCGCAAAGCTAAAAAAGAGCCGGCAGCGCAAACCAGTGACGAACCCGACGCTTTAAGTCTTTTTGATGACTGGGCGGCAGACAGCTACATCCCAGCCTCGCCCGATGAAAATCTGCTGCCAACTTCTATAGAGGAAGAAGATCCAGATCGTGATCTTGCCGTCAAGATCACAACTCTACAGCAACTCCAGAATGATCTTTTCAGCCTGGAAGGTTTTGACGATTTTAGTGCCGAGGCGCTTGATGTGCCGGCAGATTTAGACGTGGCTGTGAATGAGCGGACATCTGAGAAAGCAGGATCGCCCCTCGAACCGACACCCACGCCCCCGGAACGCCTGCCCCAACAAAATTGGGAAAGCACCACCCTTGGGCAGTGGGCGGAAGAAATAGAAGTTTCCCAAGCGCCGGCACCGACAAGCAGCCCAAATTTAGGGGCATCACCGGATGAGCTGAGTGTTTCGGACTTGGCAGCAACACCTGAAGAAGAAGCACTTTTAGCGAGTGTAGATGATTGGTTTGCCGAGTTGGCCGGTGAGAGCGAGGCTCTACCGGCAGACTGGCCAAACTCTAATCCTCCCCTAGCGCCCAGAAACACGCCAAACATGACCCTGGAAGAGGCTTTTGCCAGCATGAGTTCGGCAACCGCCTCGCCGGCACCCCAAGATTTATTTGAGTCTACCGATAGCACCCCAAAGGCAATCAGCAGCGCAGCGTCTGCTGAGGATGCCGGCAGCTCAACTCTTGACGATTTGTTTGCCAGCATGACTGAGGAACCCTCGGCACCCGTTCAGGGAGAGGCACCCGATTTATTTGAGCCACAAAATTGGAATCCCGCTCCCACCGGCACCGTTTCCCCCGACGACATGGGCACCTCAACCCTGGATGATCTGTTTGCCAGCTTGAGTGAGGATTTTCCGGTGTCCTCAGAGCCGAGTGTCACGGAGACGGAAGCATTCCCGACGCAGGATCTAGGCACCACAACCCTTGACAATCTGTTGACAAGTCCCTCTGAAGATTTCCCACCGTCCCGTGAGTCTGAGAAACCACGCCCAGTAGGCAGTTTGACAGATATGCTGGCGGATGAAGCCCTGCCACCTGTGGAACCGGCCCCCCCAGATTCCAGCAGTGAAAAAAAAAAGGATTTAAAGCCGGCAAACCTCCTGCAAGTCTTTGAGTTTGCCCCGCCTGAACCGGCTGGCATTGCAGAAAATCGGCTTGCTGAAACGCAGGAAGTAATTCAACCCGTTGCAAAAGCGCAACCGCCGGCGATTGTGCTTGAAGAGGAGCCAGGGGAAAAAATCTGGTATCTTGGCATTGATTTTGGCTCAACAGGACTATCGGCAGCGCTGCTGAACCGTCAAAGCTGTGAAGTTTATCCGGTTTACTGGATGGCAACGGAACCAGCCGAATCTGGAGTGCCGGTGGAACGTTTGTTTCGCTTATCCACGGCTGTCAGCCGGCCAGATATGAGTGCTGAGTGGGCTGTGGCAACTGAGAACAGCACGGGGATGCAGCTAGAGGACTTTAAGCCTTTTTTGAAGCTAGGCATGACCGGCACAAAAATTGACCAAGACGCCCTGAGTCACTCAGCGCTGCCGTGGGAGCCGGTTCTACAGTGGTCTGCCGGCGAAGAAATTCCTCTAAGCTGGCTGCAACAAGCGCTGGCAGCGCTGCTGGCAACGCTTAATCCCCTCAAGAATCCTCCAGAAACTGGTTTATTAACGGGTGCTGCCGGTCTGGAGTCGGCAACGTTTCAGTCGGCGCTGACTCAGTTGGCGGGGGTGTTTTTAAATCAGCCGGCGCAGTGGCCCGATAGCTACAGTTTTAATTTACGAGAGGCTGTGCTGGGTGCTGGGTTGGTGCGTCGCGCAGAGCAAGTTGTTGTGGTTGAGGATGCGATCGCAACGGTGCTGTCGGTTGTGCGGGGCGCTGCCGGTGAAACGTTAAGCGTGCCCAGCAGTGTTTCTCAAAAACTTGATCTGTTTAATGCGGACTCGTTGGGAGAGACGCTGATTTTAAGTGCCGGTGCGGTGACATCGGAATTGGCGCTGGTCAATTTGCCGGCCAATCTGCAAGATTTAACCTACAGTGACTTTAACTTTCTCAGTTGTCCTTATGCCGGTGATGCAATTGACCAAGATATTATTTGCCAATTGCTATTAAAAAGTGAACCGAGGGGCAAAACAGCTTTTACGTTTCCCGCTTTACAAGATTTACCCCAAGCCGGTCAGCCGGATCTGCACAAACGCTATCAATTGCAGCAGCTTTTGCACGGTTCAGCGGAGGGAAAGGCGCTTTTAGAAGCGGCGAAGCATTTGAAAGTGATTTTGCAACACCAAGATCGCTTTAATCTGGAGCTTGGAAACCAGCGCTGGACTTGCACTCGCAAGGAATTGGAAAGCCGCGTGTTTGTTCCGTTTGTTCAGCGCTTGAATCGAGAGCTGAATGTCCTGCTGAGCCAGACCGGCATTCAGCCGGTGGCCATCGACCAAGCGATTTGTACGGGTGCCACGGCTTCTCTGCCGGCGATCGCTCGCTGGTTACGGCAAAAACTTCCGAATGCCACGATTATTCAAGATACTTATCAAGATCGCCGTCCGCCGGCTTGCAGTCGCATCGCCTGCGGTTTGGCTGCGTTGCCTCTCCACCCTCAAGTTTTTGATATCCACCGGCAGCAGTATAGCGATTTCTTTTTACTAAGAGAACTTCTGAGTGCGTTTCCGAACTCTGCCTGTAATGTTGCGGAGATTGTGCGGTTACTCGAACGCAGAGGAATTAATACTCGTGCTTGTCAGGCGCGTATTTTTACGATCCTTGAGGGTGCGCTGCCTGCCGGTTTATTGCCAAGTGAGATCGATGCAGTGCTGCTGAATGAGGAGTGCCGGCAAGATCCTGATTTCCTCGGACTTAATGCCGCTCCCCTTTTCTATAAGGAAGATAATCAAACTTATCGTCCGAACCCTCAGCAATTTCAACGACTGCGAACCTATTTCAATCAGTTGGTGGCCGGCACCTATCAGCAATTAGAGGAGCCATTTACGGTGGATTTGGGGCAGCGTTTCCAAAAATCTGCATCGCTGTTGGACGTAAGTGCTCAAGACTGGTGAGCTGTTACCGCCGGCTATAGGGACGGGGTTGTCTCAACCCCGCTCAATTTTTCTCATAACTAGCATCAAATCTGATTGATTAGAACTGATTCATCAGAAACCGCAGGCTTCCTTGACAAGAATCTTGAAAGTTTTGCTCAACGGTTAAAAACCCGATTTACCCGCAAAATCAGCTTTTTTTGCCCCTGAACCCTCACCCCCTCACCCTATAACCCCCTCACCCTATAACCCTTTTTATTCTTAAAGGAGGAGGGAGTAATTGGCAATTTGGCAACAACAGGATTTGCTAGTTCCTGTAGGATAATCCTCAATCGTTCAGAAAAGAACCCAAGCGGAAAACTAACCTCTTTACTCCGACTTCTTTCCGGTAATTTCCTGAATTTCTTAGAGAAAAACATGAGAACTTTACAAAACCGTTGCTAATTCAAAGATTTCGTAAATCTCAGTATTTATCACAGGGATTTTATCTTGGAAGTCCCTTAATATATAGCCTAAGAACACCTGATTTCTATACAAGTTGTAGCCCAGCCGTGATTACTACTTCTAATTTCTCCACTTCCCTATCGAGCCATCCGTCTAGGTGTAACTCTACGAATGAGCTGATGTCGTATGAGCAAGAGTTGCATCCATCCGTAACGAATAAAGCCAAACGCCTGCTTGATATTTTGGGGGCTTTAGTTGGTTTAGCAATCGCTATTGTCTTTGCCATTCCAGTTGCATTTTTAATGCAGCTAGACAATCCAGGCCCGATACTTTACAGCCAAATTCGTTGCGGTTATAAAGGGAAAAAATTCCGAATTTGGAAGTTTCGTTCAATGGTTGTAGGAGCAGATCGGCTCAAGCATTTAGTGAATAACGAAGCGAATGGGCATATTTTTAAAAATGAGAATGACCCCCGCATCACCCATGTGGGCCGGTTCCTCAGACGTACTAGCTTAGATGAGCTACCGCAATTCTGGAACGTTTTGATCGGTGATATGAGTTTGGTAGGAACTAGACCCCCGACTCCCGACGAAGTTGAGCGGTATGAAAGCCATCACTGGCAACGCCTGAATGTTAAACCTGGTATAACCGGCGAATGGCAAGCGAACGGTCGCTCCTGTGTCAAAGATTTTGAAGAGATTGTTCGGATGGATCTGAATTACCAACGGAAGTGGTCAATTGTTTATGACATCAACTTGATATTAAAGACAATTGCAGTTGTTTTGAATAAGAGTGGCGCTTGCTAAGCACAGCAAAGAGTAATCGCAAGGCTTGTATATAGTTCTCGTTTAACCTGCGCTTGCAGGTTTTTTTATTAAGTGCTGAGTTGTCAGTAAAAGTCTATTTGGGATGCTTTTGTATAAAAGTATTGGGCGGGCAGGAAGCTTTCTTCTCAAACTTTTACCAGCATCTCTAAAATTTAAACTCCAAAATTGATATAAGCTGGTAGCCAGTCGCCGTGTTTTAAAAATTAATGACGCTTGCTAGCTGGATTACTTTATCTCGTCTTTTAGGAGTTCCCTTTCTCCTTTATTTGCTGCACAACCCAACGCCAGCACACCGATGGATTGCTTTAACCATTTTTCTGGTGGCTGCCGGCACAGATTGGCTAGATGGGTATGTCGCTCGAAAATTCAACCAAATTACTGATCTGGGTAAGTTTCTTGATCCCTTGGTGGATAAGTTGCTTGTACTTGCGCCTTTGCTGGCATTTATAGAACTTAATTGGGTGCCGGCATGGGGCGTATTTTTAATTTTGGCGCGGGAATTAACGATAGCCGGTTGGCGGGTTAATCAAAAAACGATTGCCGGTGCCAATATTTGGGGCAAGCTCAAAACTGTGAGCCAAATTCTGGCAATCGCGCTTTTGCTTGCACCAACGCCTGATAGCTGGAAAACCCCTAACCTCATTGCTTTTTGGGTTTCCGTCGCTTTCACTTTAATTTCTGGCGCGATTTATTTGTTCCCCCCAAAAAGCAATCAGCCATCTGCTGCCGGCAGTACCTTAGACAGCTGATGACTGATTGCTGATGCAAATTTCTGACTGTGTAGTTGTGTCGATTGAAACTAAAGATTTTAATCTTTGTTAGACGGCACGCACGCCCGGTTTTCTCGCTCCCACAGAAGCGCCAATCATTGAGGCGACTAACCCTAACAAAGAGCCGAAGATGAAGGACCAAGCTGCTTTGGCTGTGTTACCGGCAATGTTGCGAGCTTCAGCGTTGTTGATATTGGGGGCGTTGTTGGGTACGTTAGCACCACCGGACTGTTGCGCCTGGTTAATGATTTCTCCAGCATTCGAGGCGACAACGCCGAAGGTTCCCGATACTCCACTCGCCAGCAACCAAGAACTGATTGCTAAAGTGGTTGCCCAAAGAATGGCACCATTTAACAGAGCGGTTTTACTGTTCATCGGGCCACAAGTGCGGGCCATCACCCAACCGCCAAGAAATAAAGCAATCAGCAAACTGATGATTGCCCAAATGCCCACGCCCAAGGCAGCATCACCGGCATCCGCTCCAGACGCGCCGGCACCCAGCCCAATTGCAGCGCCTAAAGCACTTAAAACCAGTTGGGTGCTAATCGCAATGACAATTCCCGCAAAGATCGGACCCCATCTGACGCGATCGTGGTAGTCAACGACCGGATTTACAACAACAGATTCACCTACTCTATTTTCTGTGCGCTCTGAGTATGACATAAACTCTTTACCCCATTTCACTACTGCTATATTGTCTATTTCCAATTAGAGCAATCTTATTGGATACTTAATTTTAGGTATAATTTCAGTCTGGTATATCTATCGCTAGATAGAAGAAGAAGTTGAACAGCCTGCCTATCTAAGGGCGCTTTCTTCAATCAAATATCTACCGTTAGATAGACTTATATTGGAGTTTTGTATTGAATTCTTGCGGAGTTATTGATACAAAGCTTATTGAATTAATGAAATTTACGCTACGCTTATGCCCGAATCCTTTCTCAAAGATTTTTAATTAAAAACTCAAAGCTACCTTGGCGAGATTTAAGCATTTCTGAGCAAAATAGCAATCAGTCAAAGTATAAAGCCGTTAATTTGAAAGACTTTTCAATAGCAATTTAGCGCTTTGAACGATTGAGCAGTGAATCTTTTTAATGTTTCTGTATCTGAATTTGTGCCTTGTCGACAAAAAAAGTGTTTGAGATGTGTTCTTTTATCGGCTCAGGGAAAAATTGCCAGCTAGGATATAAGAGAAAGCTTTTACATAATTGAAGGTCTGTTCATCTATCAACTTTAAGCAGAGAAGTCAATCTATCACAAGATTGAAAATAATTTATAAAATTTTTTCTTCACTGTTCTTATTATTTCACCGGCACTGATGAATCAGCCCTAAGAAGGAAGGCTCATGAGGGAGAGCCAGATAAATTAAGTGCAGAGGTTAAAGCATAAAAAGAGGAAGATAAGAGAATGCCACTTTACAAACTAGAGGATTTTAATCCTAGCTATCGCGAACAAGCTTTTGATGGCGAAGACATTAAAGGGCTGGATGTTTATGCCGGCAGCTCAAATGAGAAAATTGGTAAGATTCATGACGCCTTAGTAGATGAAATGGGGCGCTTCCGGTATCTGGTTATTGATACCGGCTTTTGGATTTTTGGCAAAAAGGTGCTGCTGCCAGTCGGTCGTTGCCGTGTGGATGTTAACGCCCAACGGGTTTATGCGATGGGGCTGGTGAGCAAAGAGCAAGCGGAGCACTTGCCTGAGTACGATGAAAGCATGACCGTTGATTACGCTTACGAAGAGCGAGTGCGCGGTGTCTACCGGACTCCCAGCGTAGAAGGATCATTACCTGTAGAAACATCAGCGCAGCTGGAAGCACCGCGAGTTAGATCCGTTGCCACTCCAGTTACTTCAGAACAAACTGTTGCCAATCCCTTCGGTTCAGCTCCTGATGAAGCCACGCTTTACAACTATGATCGAGAACCCACGCTTTACCAGATGAACGAGCAAGATCATCAAAAGCTGCGGCTGTACGAAGAACGGCTGGTTGCAAATAAAAGTCGGCATCGGGCGGGTGCGGTAGAAATTGGCAAGCGCGTTGAAACCGAAGTCGCACGTGCTGCCGTGCCGGTGGAGAAAGATCGAGTTGTTATTGAGCGAACACAGCTTAATGCTGGACAGGCCGTGAGTCCGGGTAGCGTTGATTTCCATGAAGGCGAAGTCGCACGAGTTGAACTTTACGAAGAAGTTGCTGATATCAAAAAGCAAGCTTTTGTGCGCGAGGAAGTCAATATTAGGAAAGAAACTGAACGGGACATGGTACAGGCTGAGGAAGTCCTGCGTCGCGAAGAATTAGAGGTGCACACGGAAGGGAATCCGGTTGTGGAGCGAAATAATCGGCCCAGAACTGACCGTTAAGTTACGTTTTTGAGGTTTTGAATTGAGTTGTGATGCCGGCATTAAATAACTGCCGGCATCATTGCTCAATTTTTGTTTTTCCTCACCATTCAGTTGGGATGAATGCGCTAAGTAGGGGAATACAATCGCACAGTATGATGGAAAGTTTTCTAAAAAGTAGCCAATTTGGCAACACAGCTTTGTTAAAGTGGCTTTTAATAAGTTTACCAAGCTCATGTTGATTGAGGGTGCCTTACTTAGCGCTAAAATTCTGGGAAAAAACTAGGAAACCCTACGCCAATTAAATATTAAATAAATGCTTTTTAATGGTAAGGTATTCTAAAAATTCTCATTCTCAAAGCTTTCACGAAGCTCGTTTGCTACATAATGACAACTTGACATTTAAGGAGGATGTTTGATGAATAAAGGATTTGCGGGTATATCAGCTGGCGCATTAGTGCTAGCAATTGGGATAATAGGCGAGGCAACGATAGCTTTGGTCTCGACCGCTCAAGTTTCTGGAGACAATACATTTCGTGACGTCAAACCAGATTACTGGGCGACTCCATTTATTCAAGCCTTAGCGAATAAAGGCATGGTTGCGGGTTATAGGGATGGAACGTTCAAACCAGAGAAAGCAGTAGATCGCGATGAGTTTGCGGCAATGATCCGCCAAGCGTTCGAGGAAAAGCCGGTGAGAAGTATTCCCAGTGGAAGTGCTTTTAAAGATGTTCCTGAAGGCAACTGGGCAGCGCCTCCTATTGAAGAAGCTTACGAAACAGGCTTTATGGAAGGCACCCCCGATAATAAGTTTCTTCCGCAAAAGCCGCTTTCTAGAACTGAAGCGTTAGTTGCTTTAATGAAGGGACTGGATATGTCCTCTAAGCAACCAGAAACGACCGCTAAAGCAACGCCAGCTCCAATTTCAGCGGCAACGGCAAATCCAGCCTCTACTCCTCAAAAAAATCAACGTCGATTCATTGGGAACCCCTTGCTGTTTCCAATCGCATCGACTGCAATGATGACACCGTTTTTACAGATAGCTTCGCAAAAGCCGATTCAGCAAGCTCTGACTGCTGTTTCGTCGCAGAAGCCGGCTCAGAAAGCTGTGAGTACCGCTCCAGCAGCAGTTGTCAGTAAGCCAAAGGCAAATGCTAAGCTGGCAGCCGCGGATGTGCTTAAGTTGTATTACAAAGATGCAGGGAAAATCCCTAAAAGTGCGGTTAATGATGTAGCTGCTGCGACTCAAGCCAATATAGTTGTCAACTATCCAGATGCAAAGGTTTTTAATCCTGATAAGCTGCTAAATCGGGCGGCGGCTGCGGCAATCATTCATCAAGCTTTAGTTAATCAAGGTAAGTTGGAAGCTCTTCCTAAGAATGTTGCGGCTTCTAAATACATTGTTGATTCTAGTGCTAAAAATAACCAAGCTGCCCAAGTTCCTAAGTAAGTTTGTCAGGGGTGTTGCTAGTCGGCACTCCGCTGAATTTGCATTGAACTCAATGATAGGCTAACCACCGGCAACGGATTTGTAAGTTTAAGTTCCATTGCCGGTTAGCTTTTAAGAAGCCGAAAGAATTTCGTCGTCTGTGGAGAAATCAACTTCGGCTTTCTCGCGACCGGCTGTTAGATAATCATTTTGGAAGGAATCTTTTAAGCCGGCAATTAGCTCGTATTCTGGTTGCCAATTCAGTTCACTCATGGCTTTGTGAACATCGGCAAAAAAGTGCTGAACGCGCATGGGGAAGGCTTTGCGTTTGCCAAAATCAAACTTTTTGGGTTCGTAATGCACCAGTTGCACCGACTCAGGTGATTTACCGACTGCTTCTGCACAGGCACGGGCTAAACCATCAAAGGTGACATAGCGATCGCCTGAGACATTATAAATCTGTCCGATGGCTTTTTCGTTGCCGAGTACGGCTGCCATTGCGTTGGCTAAATCTTGACAGTGACCGAATTGTGTGAAATGAGTGCCATTTCCAGGGATAGGAATAGGGCGATCCCGCACAATGCGATCAAAAAACCAGGCTTCTAGATCGTTATAATTTTGTGGGCCGTAAATATAAGTAGGGCGAATAGAGGTAAACGGTAATCCCTGTTCTGTGAGATAGGCTTCCGTTTCATGCTTGCCTTTGTGCCGGCTTTTTGGGTCAACTGGATCGCCTTCTTTATGCGGCATTTGGTCAGATTTGAGATAGACGCCGGCGGAACTCATGTAAACAAAATGCTTCACCCGACCTTTAAATATTTCTGCGAGGGGTTGGGTATCACTCAGTTCGCGGCCATTATTATCAAAGATAGCATCAAATTCTTCTTTTTCAAGCTTTTCTTTTAGTTGTGCAGCATCTGTACGATCCCCGTGAATTTGTTGCAAACCTTCAACGGGAGCCGATTTTTTTCCGCGATTAAATAAGACAATCTCATGTCCTTGTTTAACCAAAATTTTAGTTAAATAAACCCCGATAAACCGGGTGCCACCCATGATTAGAATTCGCATTTTCCTCAATCCTCTTGATTTGTAATTACGCCACTTCCACAGCAATTACACAGGAAGTTAGCTCTCTTCGTGACTTTAACAATTATGGGAAGGCGCGAAGCCGGCATTTTATTAAAGTCGCAGTTGAGTTACAGCAATTTTACCAGAGAAGCAGACATCAACATCAGTGCCGGTGGTGCGCTTTCTATTTGCATATTCTCCGAAGTAATAAAAGTTATCGCCTTCGATGCGATAATTGACCGGCAACGGATGCGAACAAGGCTCACAAAACACGACTTCTGGATCGGGATCTCCGGGTAGTAAATGCGGGAGATTGATGTTCCAGTAATTTCCAGGTTCGAGGGTTCTGTTGAATAAATCAGCTAATACATTTGCCGTCCATTTGGCAGCTACATCCCAATCAACATTTTGTTTGCCTTTTCGATAGTGGGAAACAGCAATTCCAGGGATGCGATG
Proteins encoded in this region:
- a CDS encoding sugar transferase, with amino-acid sequence MSYEQELHPSVTNKAKRLLDILGALVGLAIAIVFAIPVAFLMQLDNPGPILYSQIRCGYKGKKFRIWKFRSMVVGADRLKHLVNNEANGHIFKNENDPRITHVGRFLRRTSLDELPQFWNVLIGDMSLVGTRPPTPDEVERYESHHWQRLNVKPGITGEWQANGRSCVKDFEEIVRMDLNYQRKWSIVYDINLILKTIAVVLNKSGAC
- the pgsA gene encoding CDP-diacylglycerol--glycerol-3-phosphate 3-phosphatidyltransferase yields the protein MTLASWITLSRLLGVPFLLYLLHNPTPAHRWIALTIFLVAAGTDWLDGYVARKFNQITDLGKFLDPLVDKLLVLAPLLAFIELNWVPAWGVFLILARELTIAGWRVNQKTIAGANIWGKLKTVSQILAIALLLAPTPDSWKTPNLIAFWVSVAFTLISGAIYLFPPKSNQPSAAGSTLDS
- a CDS encoding DUF2382 domain-containing protein, with translation MPLYKLEDFNPSYREQAFDGEDIKGLDVYAGSSNEKIGKIHDALVDEMGRFRYLVIDTGFWIFGKKVLLPVGRCRVDVNAQRVYAMGLVSKEQAEHLPEYDESMTVDYAYEERVRGVYRTPSVEGSLPVETSAQLEAPRVRSVATPVTSEQTVANPFGSAPDEATLYNYDREPTLYQMNEQDHQKLRLYEERLVANKSRHRAGAVEIGKRVETEVARAAVPVEKDRVVIERTQLNAGQAVSPGSVDFHEGEVARVELYEEVADIKKQAFVREEVNIRKETERDMVQAEEVLRREELEVHTEGNPVVERNNRPRTDR
- a CDS encoding S-layer homology domain-containing protein, with translation MNKGFAGISAGALVLAIGIIGEATIALVSTAQVSGDNTFRDVKPDYWATPFIQALANKGMVAGYRDGTFKPEKAVDRDEFAAMIRQAFEEKPVRSIPSGSAFKDVPEGNWAAPPIEEAYETGFMEGTPDNKFLPQKPLSRTEALVALMKGLDMSSKQPETTAKATPAPISAATANPASTPQKNQRRFIGNPLLFPIASTAMMTPFLQIASQKPIQQALTAVSSQKPAQKAVSTAPAAVVSKPKANAKLAAADVLKLYYKDAGKIPKSAVNDVAAATQANIVVNYPDAKVFNPDKLLNRAAAAAIIHQALVNQGKLEALPKNVAASKYIVDSSAKNNQAAQVPK
- a CDS encoding NAD-dependent epimerase/dehydratase family protein encodes the protein MRILIMGGTRFIGVYLTKILVKQGHEIVLFNRGKKSAPVEGLQQIHGDRTDAAQLKEKLEKEEFDAIFDNNGRELSDTQPLAEIFKGRVKHFVYMSSAGVYLKSDQMPHKEGDPVDPKSRHKGKHETEAYLTEQGLPFTSIRPTYIYGPQNYNDLEAWFFDRIVRDRPIPIPGNGTHFTQFGHCQDLANAMAAVLGNEKAIGQIYNVSGDRYVTFDGLARACAEAVGKSPESVQLVHYEPKKFDFGKRKAFPMRVQHFFADVHKAMSELNWQPEYELIAGLKDSFQNDYLTAGREKAEVDFSTDDEILSAS
- the surE gene encoding 5'/3'-nucleotidase SurE, producing MLILTNDDGIDAPGIRALQKAVNDTGIIVAPKQEWSGCGHRVTTTQAIHVHKRSETEYAIAGTPADCTRLAITHLCPDVKWVLSGINAGGNMGADIYISGTVAAVREAAFHRIPGIAVSHYRKGKQNVDWDVAAKWTANVLADLFNRTLEPGNYWNINLPHLLPGDPDPEVVFCEPCSHPLPVNYRIEGDNFYYFGEYANRKRTTGTDVDVCFSGKIAVTQLRL